One window of Curtobacterium sp. 458 genomic DNA carries:
- a CDS encoding DUF6510 family protein has translation MSIVDGNALAGVLVERFGPDATTVLLRCPGCASDGVLARTRVHLTAMGAVARCRDCDTVLVTVVDSPTGHRVRLSGTARLDGRRDDTPAA, from the coding sequence ATGTCGATCGTCGACGGCAACGCGCTCGCCGGGGTGCTCGTCGAGCGGTTCGGACCGGACGCGACGACGGTCCTGCTCCGGTGCCCGGGCTGTGCGAGCGACGGTGTCCTCGCCCGGACCCGTGTCCACCTGACGGCGATGGGAGCCGTCGCGCGCTGCCGCGACTGCGACACCGTGCTCGTCACCGTCGTCGACTCTCCGACCGGCCACCGTGTCCGGTTGTCGGGCACCGCCCGTCTCGACGGCCGGAGGGACGACACGCCGGCGGCCTGA
- a CDS encoding YkvA family protein: MTALEVVASAVGGLLLAWLVVVAALWVEQRRHADRSSLRELLRLAPDVVRLLRRLVVDRTVRVSVRAWLVVLLAYLLSPIDLVPDFVPVLGWLDDALIVVIALRFVVRSAGADALVRHWPGSPGGLRALRRVAGVTLPG, translated from the coding sequence GTGACCGCGCTCGAGGTCGTCGCGAGTGCGGTCGGCGGGCTCCTGCTCGCGTGGCTCGTCGTCGTCGCCGCCCTCTGGGTCGAGCAACGGCGGCACGCGGACCGGTCCTCGCTGCGCGAACTCCTCCGACTCGCCCCCGACGTCGTCCGGTTGCTCCGTCGCCTCGTCGTCGACCGCACCGTACGGGTCAGCGTTCGGGCCTGGCTCGTCGTCCTCCTGGCGTACCTGCTCTCGCCGATCGACCTCGTACCCGACTTCGTCCCGGTCCTCGGGTGGCTCGACGACGCGCTGATCGTCGTGATCGCGCTCCGGTTCGTGGTGCGGAGCGCCGGAGCGGACGCACTCGTGCGGCACTGGCCCGGGAGCCCGGGTGGCCTGCGAGCCCTGCGCCGCGTCGCCGGCGTGACCCTGCCCGGTTGA
- a CDS encoding ABC transporter permease: MTTTTRPTDVIVPVLRRLGIAVLTVVLASLFVFLAVQALPGDVAQQLLGQNATPEAVKQLRESLGLDQNVWLRYLEWLGGAVHGDFGTSLVSGEPVAPTLFTAFRNSMLIAVPAMLVGVTLSLFLGVLAGVRRGRATDRLVSIVSLVVMSVPEFMVATVLVLLFAIGLPLFPAVVLRGSDATVGELLPTIWLPIIVLTLAMAAYIVRTARSSTIDVMASEFVTTAELKGLSMRRVVWKHALPSALLPTLTVIALNVAWLLGGVVVVENVFNYPGMGKLMLESVYDRDLPTIEAIALLSAVVYIVCNLAADLVALVLDPKLRTRQRRTRVRRASATSRSRKAAA, encoded by the coding sequence ATGACGACCACCACCAGACCGACGGACGTCATCGTCCCCGTCCTCCGCCGACTCGGGATCGCCGTGCTCACGGTGGTCCTCGCGTCCCTCTTCGTGTTCCTCGCGGTGCAGGCGCTGCCCGGCGACGTCGCGCAGCAGCTCCTCGGGCAGAACGCCACACCCGAGGCCGTCAAGCAGCTCCGCGAGTCCCTCGGCCTCGACCAGAACGTGTGGCTGCGCTACCTCGAGTGGCTCGGCGGTGCGGTGCACGGCGACTTCGGGACGTCGCTCGTCAGCGGCGAACCCGTCGCACCGACGCTCTTCACGGCCTTCCGGAACAGCATGCTCATCGCCGTCCCCGCGATGCTCGTCGGCGTCACGCTGTCGCTGTTCCTCGGGGTGCTCGCCGGGGTCCGTCGCGGCCGCGCCACCGACCGGCTGGTCTCGATCGTCAGCCTCGTCGTGATGAGCGTCCCCGAGTTCATGGTCGCGACCGTGCTCGTGCTGCTCTTCGCGATCGGCCTGCCGCTGTTCCCCGCGGTCGTGCTGCGGGGGAGCGACGCCACGGTCGGTGAGCTCCTGCCGACCATCTGGCTGCCGATCATCGTGCTCACGCTCGCGATGGCCGCGTACATCGTGCGGACGGCGCGGTCCTCGACGATCGACGTGATGGCGTCCGAGTTCGTCACGACCGCGGAGCTCAAGGGCCTCTCGATGCGCCGGGTCGTGTGGAAGCACGCCCTGCCGAGCGCACTGCTGCCGACCCTCACGGTGATCGCGCTCAACGTGGCGTGGCTGCTCGGCGGCGTGGTCGTCGTGGAGAACGTCTTCAACTACCCCGGCATGGGCAAGCTCATGCTCGAGTCCGTGTACGACCGCGACCTGCCGACCATCGAGGCCATCGCGCTGCTCAGCGCGGTCGTGTACATCGTGTGCAACCTCGCGGCGGACCTCGTCGCGCTCGTGCTCGACCCGAAGCTCCGCACACGGCAGCGCCGGACCCGCGTCCGACGCGCGAGCGCGACGAGCCGATCCAGGAAGGCAGCCGCATGA
- a CDS encoding DUF3592 domain-containing protein: MPDRRRPAEGRGGTWKTIAAGAGFLAVFILAPLFGGVFVLGAIAGFIADGYRAHQDDELRAVATSTTAIIDTIDVRHFTENFGPGRTECVPQVSGTANGEPHTWDMVDDAACGGAYEVGQRLQVLYDPSDVDRAVLADRDAGGVRARSTGVHVQLLVVGVGFAAVGTGCWLWVGRSDRGRRGRQPSS, encoded by the coding sequence TTGCCCGACCGGAGACGTCCCGCTGAGGGTCGCGGGGGCACCTGGAAGACCATCGCCGCGGGCGCCGGGTTCCTCGCCGTGTTCATCCTCGCGCCGCTGTTCGGCGGCGTGTTCGTCCTCGGCGCGATCGCCGGCTTCATCGCGGACGGGTACCGGGCGCACCAGGACGACGAACTCCGCGCGGTCGCGACCAGCACGACCGCGATCATCGACACCATCGATGTCCGCCACTTCACGGAGAACTTCGGCCCGGGCAGGACCGAGTGCGTGCCGCAGGTCTCGGGGACCGCGAACGGGGAGCCGCACACGTGGGACATGGTGGACGACGCGGCGTGCGGCGGCGCGTACGAGGTCGGCCAGCGGCTGCAGGTCTTGTACGACCCGTCCGACGTCGACCGGGCGGTGCTCGCCGACCGGGACGCAGGGGGCGTCCGCGCGCGCAGCACCGGCGTGCACGTGCAGCTGCTCGTGGTCGGCGTGGGCTTCGCCGCGGTCGGGACCGGCTGCTGGCTGTGGGTGGGCCGCAGCGATCGCGGGCGGCGGGGACGGCAGCCGTCGTCCTGA
- a CDS encoding ABC transporter permease, with product MTAVAPRPTGTLRPGAVGRVLAPLRGSTALSVGLGLIAVHLVLAVLAPVIAGHSPVVTNAGDVLSGPTWTHWLGTDQYGRDVLSRTLNGGRYALLVTFLATTIAVAVGTVLGAVTAYVDNWFDEVVMRIVDALLSVPSILALLVVVTVFDAGLWVIVLAVTIVYAPAVTRVVRGAARTVITQDYVTAARARGERPLSIVFREILPNVLDVVLVEYAMRASWIVLLVASLSFLGFGANPPTPDWGLMVQENRTALTVVPLGTLAPIVALATLVVGLNLAADGLAKSLGVDRATQGASA from the coding sequence ATGACCGCCGTCGCCCCCCGTCCGACCGGCACCCTGCGACCCGGTGCGGTCGGCCGTGTCCTCGCCCCGCTGCGCGGCTCCACCGCCTTGTCCGTCGGGCTCGGTCTCATCGCGGTCCACCTCGTGCTCGCGGTGCTGGCGCCCGTGATCGCCGGTCACAGCCCGGTCGTGACGAACGCCGGCGACGTCCTCTCCGGCCCGACGTGGACGCACTGGCTCGGCACCGACCAGTACGGCCGCGACGTGCTGTCCCGCACGCTGAACGGCGGCCGGTACGCGCTCCTCGTGACCTTCCTCGCGACGACCATCGCGGTCGCGGTCGGCACCGTCCTCGGCGCCGTCACCGCGTACGTCGACAACTGGTTCGACGAGGTGGTGATGCGGATCGTCGACGCCCTGCTCAGCGTGCCGTCGATCCTCGCGCTCCTCGTCGTCGTGACGGTCTTCGACGCCGGGCTCTGGGTCATCGTGCTCGCGGTCACGATCGTCTACGCCCCCGCCGTGACCCGCGTGGTCCGCGGTGCCGCACGCACCGTGATCACGCAGGACTACGTCACCGCAGCGCGCGCCCGCGGCGAGCGCCCGCTGTCGATCGTGTTCCGGGAGATCCTGCCGAACGTGCTCGACGTGGTGCTCGTCGAGTACGCGATGCGGGCGTCCTGGATCGTGCTGCTCGTCGCGTCGCTGTCGTTCCTCGGGTTCGGTGCGAACCCGCCGACGCCGGACTGGGGTCTCATGGTGCAGGAGAACCGGACGGCGTTGACCGTCGTGCCGCTCGGCACGCTCGCGCCGATCGTCGCCCTCGCCACCCTCGTGGTCGGCCTCAACCTCGCCGCGGACGGACTCGCGAAGTCCCTCGGCGTCGACCGTGCGACGCAGGGAGCGAGCGCATGA
- a CDS encoding FAD-binding oxidoreductase, translated as MSGGPPSTGLEARLTPDPSAPVRRRPAWHPATVASVTPETPNARRLVLDVPTWPGNDPGQHLDLRLTAEDGYQASRSYSVASSGSGTQVVLAVDRVDGGEVSPFLVDAIEVGDVLEVHGPLGGWFVWHPSPEARPVQLIAGGSGIVPLAAIATAHAEVGDAAPFRLLYAVRTPDDVFFRDELDRAADAGVTTTFVHSRRAPAGEPVGRLTRETLAAAVFPPDARAQVYVCGSTPFVEQVLGWLTELGHDTSDVRAERFGGS; from the coding sequence GTGAGCGGCGGACCCCCGTCCACCGGCCTGGAGGCACGGCTCACCCCCGATCCGTCGGCACCGGTCCGTCGACGGCCGGCGTGGCACCCCGCGACGGTCGCCTCCGTCACACCCGAGACCCCGAACGCCCGGCGCCTGGTCCTCGACGTCCCGACCTGGCCCGGCAACGACCCCGGCCAGCACCTCGACCTGCGCCTCACCGCCGAGGACGGCTACCAGGCGTCCCGGTCCTACTCGGTCGCGTCGTCGGGATCCGGGACGCAGGTGGTCCTCGCGGTCGACCGGGTCGACGGCGGCGAGGTCTCCCCGTTCCTGGTCGACGCGATCGAGGTCGGCGACGTCCTCGAGGTGCACGGTCCGCTCGGCGGCTGGTTCGTCTGGCACCCGTCGCCGGAGGCCCGGCCGGTGCAACTCATCGCGGGCGGATCGGGCATCGTGCCCCTCGCGGCGATCGCCACAGCGCACGCCGAGGTCGGCGACGCTGCGCCGTTCCGCTTGCTGTACGCCGTGCGGACCCCCGACGACGTCTTCTTCCGTGACGAACTCGACCGGGCCGCCGACGCGGGGGTGACCACCACGTTCGTGCACAGCCGACGAGCCCCCGCCGGCGAACCCGTGGGACGCCTGACCCGGGAGACCCTCGCGGCCGCGGTCTTCCCGCCCGATGCGCGAGCCCAGGTCTACGTGTGCGGTTCCACCCCGTTCGTCGAGCAGGTGCTCGGGTGGCTCACCGAGCTCGGGCACGACACGAGCGACGTCCGCGCCGAACGGTTCGGGGGCAGCTGA
- a CDS encoding molybdopterin-dependent oxidoreductase, giving the protein MATFTRGFGGRRHERDDSRVPPGQTLVQDWPVLSAGATPEIEPSDWSFSVRTESGLHSWTWDEVQALGVEDVTVDIHCVTHWTKLDMPWRGVPLDRLFADVETSLDFCMVHSFGGYTTNVPLDELLDGQSWIAFEADGEPLTPEHGGPARLLVPHLYFWKSAKWVRGIVMQSDDEPGFWENAGYNMHGDPWKEERYW; this is encoded by the coding sequence ATGGCGACCTTCACCCGCGGCTTCGGCGGTCGACGGCACGAGCGCGACGACTCCCGCGTCCCGCCCGGCCAGACCCTCGTCCAGGACTGGCCCGTCCTGTCCGCCGGCGCGACGCCCGAGATCGAGCCGTCGGACTGGTCGTTCTCCGTCCGGACCGAGAGCGGCCTGCACTCCTGGACGTGGGACGAGGTGCAGGCACTCGGCGTCGAGGACGTCACGGTCGACATCCACTGCGTGACCCACTGGACGAAACTCGACATGCCGTGGCGCGGCGTCCCTCTCGACCGGCTGTTCGCGGACGTCGAGACGTCGCTCGACTTCTGCATGGTGCACAGCTTCGGCGGCTACACGACGAACGTCCCGCTCGACGAACTGCTCGACGGGCAGTCCTGGATCGCGTTCGAGGCCGACGGCGAACCGTTGACACCCGAGCACGGCGGACCCGCACGGCTCCTCGTGCCGCACCTCTACTTCTGGAAGAGCGCCAAGTGGGTGCGCGGGATCGTCATGCAGTCCGACGACGAGCCCGGGTTCTGGGAGAACGCCGGCTACAACATGCACGGCGACCCCTGGAAGGAAGAGCGGTACTGGTGA
- a CDS encoding glycoside hydrolase family 16 protein: protein MPQHTSIRAVFTVMVLAAGLTFVPFGTSAPAEAAAVNAPRGNIGQFKQQFVEEFKTAANWGGKFAQTYKNSWQPYPDGMSNMYWSGKQIRALNGMMDVYLDGKHGAAGTFGTPTGAWGHKGGKFSVRAKAIGGNGNGAAFMLWPTSNVWSDGEIDYPEANFEDSPMAHHHSMKPGNEVNAISTSTRVSWRDWHVYSVEWIPGKSVKYFLDGKVISTVTRDVPRTAHRYMFQVGNWGGKGHLYIDWVSTYTHTG, encoded by the coding sequence ATGCCCCAGCACACTTCGATCCGGGCCGTGTTCACCGTCATGGTGCTCGCCGCGGGGCTCACGTTCGTACCGTTCGGGACCAGTGCACCCGCGGAGGCCGCGGCGGTGAACGCCCCCCGCGGGAACATCGGGCAGTTCAAGCAGCAGTTCGTCGAGGAGTTCAAGACCGCGGCCAACTGGGGCGGGAAGTTCGCGCAGACGTACAAGAACAGCTGGCAGCCGTACCCGGACGGCATGAGCAACATGTACTGGTCGGGCAAGCAGATCCGTGCGCTCAACGGGATGATGGACGTGTACCTCGACGGCAAGCACGGCGCCGCGGGCACCTTCGGCACCCCCACCGGCGCCTGGGGGCACAAGGGCGGCAAGTTCAGCGTGCGGGCGAAGGCGATCGGTGGCAACGGCAACGGTGCCGCGTTCATGCTCTGGCCGACGTCGAACGTGTGGAGCGACGGCGAGATCGACTACCCGGAGGCCAACTTCGAGGACTCCCCCATGGCGCACCACCACTCCATGAAGCCGGGGAACGAGGTCAACGCCATCAGCACGTCCACCCGGGTGTCGTGGCGGGACTGGCACGTCTACTCGGTCGAGTGGATCCCCGGGAAGTCCGTCAAGTACTTCCTCGACGGCAAGGTCATCTCGACGGTCACCCGCGACGTCCCGCGGACCGCACACCGCTACATGTTCCAGGTCGGGAACTGGGGCGGGAAGGGGCACCTCTACATCGACTGGGTGTCCACCTACACGCACACCGGCTGA
- a CDS encoding phosphatase PAP2 family protein, giving the protein MQQEPVAGAADRRGWWHRKFAPQVRTVGRVERAVLLRAAVVLAIAGTVVFGTVLVGVLTHTGFQRLDRPVDEWFDTQRDADRTNVMVVLATVFGPIGMPIVVLVVTVAWAFLAHHAWRPLVLACGMVLGVMTAQALAPLVRHPRPPVAEMLLGPDHSFSFPSGHVLGASDFFLIGAFLIASRTHRRWITVGVFALAALMIASQVISRLYLGYHWLTDTLSSVGLSMMITALTIAVDTHLTARVPELAQDPGPTTATGDLVR; this is encoded by the coding sequence ATGCAGCAGGAGCCCGTCGCCGGAGCCGCCGACCGCCGAGGCTGGTGGCACCGCAAGTTCGCCCCGCAGGTCCGCACCGTGGGCCGGGTCGAGCGGGCCGTCCTGCTCCGTGCCGCCGTCGTGCTCGCGATCGCAGGAACGGTCGTCTTCGGGACCGTGCTCGTCGGCGTCCTGACGCACACCGGCTTCCAGCGACTCGACCGTCCCGTCGACGAGTGGTTCGACACGCAGCGCGACGCCGACCGCACGAACGTGATGGTCGTGCTCGCGACGGTGTTCGGGCCGATCGGCATGCCGATCGTCGTCCTCGTGGTCACCGTCGCCTGGGCGTTCCTGGCGCACCACGCGTGGCGTCCGCTCGTCCTCGCGTGCGGGATGGTGCTCGGCGTGATGACCGCTCAGGCACTCGCACCGCTCGTCCGACACCCACGTCCGCCGGTCGCGGAGATGCTGCTCGGCCCCGACCACTCGTTCTCGTTCCCGTCAGGACACGTCCTCGGCGCGAGCGACTTCTTCCTCATCGGGGCGTTCCTGATCGCGTCGCGCACGCACCGACGCTGGATCACGGTCGGCGTGTTCGCACTCGCGGCGCTCATGATCGCGTCCCAGGTCATCAGCCGGCTCTACCTCGGCTACCACTGGCTGACGGACACGCTGTCGTCCGTCGGACTGTCGATGATGATCACCGCACTCACGATCGCGGTCGACACCCACCTCACAGCACGCGTCCCCGAGCTCGCGCAGGACCCGGGACCGACGACGGCGACCGGCGACCTCGTCCGGTGA
- a CDS encoding ABC transporter substrate-binding protein yields the protein MQPIVHEPRNAHGPSRRTLLSGAAGLAGLGLLTLTGCSSGASAGTNALPEVAATGTARRGGRLRVARPAASAAETLDSASSLSAYEYLGALYNRLVKLDQQGQPVPDLAEEWSANADGTEWTFRLRRGVRFHDGSRFVAADAIASIQHILDEKTGSPQAGVLGEVMDARSMTAVDPYTLRFALTKPNAEFPSLLTAYQCYIVPADAVADIGRTGIGTGPFRLSSFTPAGAGSVEAFDDHFAGRPALDGIDFFSIQDTTARVNALLAGQIDLISQTNLDFATARVVAASDRATIARSKNAQWYTIPMLATSDEFRDPRVRQAMKLAYDPRSIVETALQGTGSPGWDNPVPPQLAAFVDDHREHDPDKARALLKAAGRSDLRASIYTSSYESVFTPMAVAYRDAVADAGIRLTVQNSSSDSYYTQIWMQKPLMVSYWFTGRPIDQLLNQIFRSGSSYNESAWSNERFDALLDDARAEMDDAKRLTLYQDAQRLIVEDGADMTPMFGDRLVGLSRDVVNYSEYGFEFDWLRIGLRR from the coding sequence ATGCAGCCCATCGTCCACGAACCCCGGAACGCCCACGGCCCGAGCCGCCGGACGCTCCTGTCCGGCGCCGCCGGACTCGCCGGCCTCGGCCTGCTCACCCTGACCGGGTGCAGCTCCGGCGCCTCGGCGGGCACGAACGCCCTGCCCGAGGTCGCCGCCACCGGCACGGCACGACGCGGCGGCCGACTCCGGGTCGCCCGGCCAGCCGCCTCGGCCGCCGAGACCCTCGACTCCGCGAGCTCGCTCTCCGCCTACGAGTACCTGGGCGCGCTGTACAACCGGCTCGTGAAGCTCGACCAGCAGGGGCAGCCGGTCCCCGACCTGGCCGAGGAGTGGTCCGCCAACGCCGACGGCACCGAGTGGACGTTCCGGCTCCGCCGCGGCGTGCGGTTCCACGACGGGTCGCGCTTCGTCGCGGCGGACGCGATCGCGAGCATCCAGCACATCCTCGACGAGAAGACCGGCAGCCCGCAGGCCGGGGTCCTCGGCGAGGTGATGGACGCCCGGTCGATGACCGCCGTCGACCCGTACACGCTCCGGTTCGCGCTGACGAAGCCGAACGCGGAGTTCCCGTCCCTGCTCACGGCGTACCAGTGCTACATCGTCCCCGCGGACGCCGTGGCCGACATCGGGCGGACCGGCATCGGCACGGGCCCGTTCCGGCTGTCGTCGTTCACCCCGGCCGGTGCCGGGAGCGTCGAGGCGTTCGACGACCACTTCGCGGGGCGCCCGGCGCTCGACGGCATCGACTTCTTCTCGATCCAGGACACCACCGCGCGGGTCAACGCCCTCCTCGCGGGACAGATCGACCTCATCTCGCAGACGAACCTCGACTTCGCCACGGCGCGGGTCGTGGCGGCGTCGGACCGGGCGACGATCGCCCGTTCGAAGAACGCCCAGTGGTACACGATCCCGATGCTCGCGACGAGCGACGAGTTCCGCGACCCCCGCGTCCGCCAGGCCATGAAGCTCGCTTACGACCCCCGCTCGATCGTCGAGACCGCGCTCCAGGGCACCGGTTCGCCCGGCTGGGACAACCCCGTGCCGCCGCAGCTCGCCGCGTTCGTGGACGACCACCGCGAGCACGACCCGGACAAGGCGAGGGCACTGCTCAAGGCCGCCGGCCGGTCGGACCTGCGTGCATCGATCTACACGTCGAGCTACGAGTCGGTCTTCACCCCGATGGCCGTGGCCTACCGTGACGCCGTCGCGGACGCGGGCATCCGCCTGACGGTGCAGAACTCCAGCTCGGACTCGTACTACACGCAGATCTGGATGCAGAAGCCGCTCATGGTGAGCTACTGGTTCACCGGGCGCCCGATCGACCAGCTGCTGAACCAGATCTTCCGGTCCGGGTCCTCCTACAACGAGAGCGCCTGGTCGAACGAGCGGTTCGACGCCCTGCTCGACGACGCCCGCGCCGAGATGGACGACGCCAAGCGCCTGACGCTCTACCAGGACGCCCAACGACTCATCGTCGAGGACGGCGCCGACATGACCCCGATGTTCGGGGACCGCCTGGTCGGGCTGTCCCGCGACGTCGTCAACTACTCGGAGTACGGCTTCGAGTTCGACTGGCTCCGGATCGGACTGCGCCGATGA
- a CDS encoding ABC transporter ATP-binding protein, translated as MTATATTTATTPGGTADGPVVQLDDLAISYAAGSRTVPVVRGVSFTIAAGRTLGLVGESGSGKSTVARTLLAHLRAGSVVERGTVRVGGEDVFALSPAGRRALRGGTASVVAQNAGQALTPSMRIGEQIREALRAHGEPDGPERVAELARLVRLPSPETIVRRFPHQLSGGQQQRVAVAMAVAARPRVLVLDEPTTALDVVTQAAVLDLVAELGRELGMAVLLVSHDLGVVSAMADEIAVMRAGEVVEHAVTAALFASPQHEYTRALLAAVPDGRRPGGAGRPALEVTVPGTVADDATRSGPPVGTRPVVTAEDLVIRYGRGLPAAVDGVSFTVGARETLAVVGESGSGKSTLATALAGLVPAESGTFAFDDGTVAGDLGVPVAGRSPELRRAVQLVFQNADTSLNPRRTVGAAIARPLRLFTGSSSRERVGELLTLVGLGPEFADRLPAQLSGGQRQRVGIARALAAEPRLVIADEITTALDVQVQAGILALLADLQRERGLSCLFISHDLAVVRGVADRVAVMTGGRIVEVGPTEAVFGGSNHPYTSTLLAATLEPGSTELPDVDDGVQHWQDDAGWTDHGDGHLVRNWTERDVVVGNGVDA; from the coding sequence ATGACCGCCACCGCCACGACCACCGCGACCACACCGGGCGGGACTGCCGACGGTCCCGTCGTCCAGCTCGACGACCTCGCGATCTCCTACGCCGCGGGGTCCCGGACCGTCCCGGTCGTCCGCGGGGTGTCGTTCACGATCGCCGCCGGCCGGACCCTGGGGCTCGTCGGGGAGTCGGGCAGCGGGAAGTCGACGGTCGCCCGCACGCTCCTCGCGCACCTCCGTGCCGGTTCCGTGGTCGAGCGCGGCACCGTCCGGGTCGGCGGCGAGGACGTCTTCGCGCTCTCACCGGCCGGTCGCCGAGCCCTCCGCGGCGGCACGGCGAGCGTCGTCGCGCAGAACGCCGGACAGGCACTGACACCGTCGATGCGGATCGGCGAGCAGATCCGCGAGGCGCTCCGGGCGCACGGCGAGCCCGACGGCCCGGAGCGGGTGGCGGAGCTCGCGCGTCTGGTCCGTCTGCCGTCACCGGAGACGATCGTCCGGCGCTTCCCGCACCAGCTCTCGGGCGGGCAGCAGCAGCGTGTCGCGGTCGCGATGGCGGTCGCCGCCCGGCCCCGGGTCCTCGTGCTCGACGAACCGACGACCGCGCTCGACGTCGTCACGCAGGCGGCGGTCCTCGACCTCGTCGCGGAGCTCGGTCGTGAGCTCGGCATGGCCGTCCTCCTCGTCAGCCACGACCTCGGCGTGGTGTCGGCGATGGCCGACGAGATCGCCGTCATGCGCGCCGGCGAGGTCGTCGAGCACGCCGTGACGGCGGCGCTCTTCGCGTCGCCGCAGCACGAGTACACGCGTGCCCTGTTGGCTGCGGTGCCGGACGGGCGACGGCCGGGAGGCGCGGGTCGCCCGGCCCTGGAGGTGACCGTCCCGGGGACGGTCGCCGACGACGCCACGCGCTCCGGGCCTCCCGTCGGCACGCGTCCGGTGGTGACCGCCGAGGACCTGGTGATCCGGTACGGACGCGGCCTGCCGGCCGCGGTCGACGGTGTCTCCTTCACCGTCGGCGCGCGCGAGACGCTCGCGGTCGTGGGGGAGTCCGGGAGCGGGAAGTCGACGCTCGCGACGGCCCTCGCGGGGTTGGTGCCGGCCGAGTCGGGGACGTTCGCGTTCGACGACGGCACGGTGGCCGGCGACCTCGGCGTGCCGGTCGCCGGACGGTCGCCCGAACTGCGTCGCGCGGTGCAGCTCGTGTTCCAGAACGCGGACACGTCGCTCAACCCCCGGCGGACGGTCGGTGCGGCGATCGCCCGCCCGCTCCGGCTCTTCACGGGGTCGTCGTCGCGGGAGCGGGTGGGCGAGCTCCTGACGCTCGTCGGCCTCGGTCCGGAGTTCGCGGACCGGTTGCCGGCGCAGCTGTCCGGCGGGCAGCGGCAGCGGGTGGGGATCGCCCGTGCGCTCGCAGCGGAACCGCGGCTCGTGATCGCGGACGAGATCACGACGGCCCTCGACGTGCAGGTGCAGGCGGGGATCCTCGCGCTGCTGGCCGACCTGCAGCGCGAGCGGGGGCTCAGCTGCCTGTTCATCAGCCACGACCTCGCCGTCGTCCGGGGTGTCGCGGACCGGGTTGCGGTCATGACCGGTGGTCGGATCGTGGAGGTCGGGCCGACCGAGGCGGTGTTCGGCGGGTCGAACCACCCCTACACGTCGACGCTCCTCGCCGCCACGCTCGAACCGGGCAGCACGGAGTTGCCGGACGTCGACGACGGCGTGCAGCACTGGCAGGACGACGCGGGGTGGACCGACCACGGTGACGGCCACCTCGTCCGGAACTGGACCGAGCGTGACGTGGTCGTCGGGAACGGAGTGGATGCATGA